In Maridesulfovibrio sp., a single genomic region encodes these proteins:
- the bioB gene encoding biotin synthase BioB yields the protein MGRSWKDKIRVAAQAGEPIDEVTAVELLGASHDDLAWILDAAHTVTSRSFGSSVSLCAIANVRSGNCSEDCVFCAQSSHFKGTPAPVYPLMEVGEIRECAAKAGRSPVEFFSYVTSGRALGREPLDRVCEAVDGMREVPFSHCASLGCLDFESLKKLRESGVVRYHHNLESAESYFQKVCTTHSYAERIRTVRDARRAGLQVCCGGLLGLGESREQRVELALAIAAEKVDSIPLNFLVPIPGTPLEGVGQLEPLEILLSIAMFRLTNPQAEVRMAAGRGALRSLQAFIFHAGCNGLMVGDFLTVSGQGIDSDLTMLSDLGLKARRKA from the coding sequence ATGGGCAGAAGCTGGAAGGATAAAATCCGGGTTGCGGCGCAGGCCGGGGAACCCATTGACGAAGTTACGGCGGTGGAGCTGCTCGGAGCGTCCCACGATGATCTGGCCTGGATACTTGATGCGGCGCATACAGTGACCTCCCGAAGTTTCGGCAGCAGCGTCAGTCTGTGTGCCATTGCCAATGTCCGCAGCGGCAACTGTTCCGAGGACTGTGTTTTCTGTGCCCAGTCCAGCCATTTCAAGGGAACTCCCGCTCCGGTGTACCCGCTGATGGAGGTCGGTGAAATCAGGGAATGCGCTGCGAAGGCGGGCCGGTCGCCTGTGGAATTTTTCAGCTACGTGACCAGCGGCCGGGCGCTTGGCCGGGAACCGCTGGACAGGGTCTGCGAGGCCGTGGACGGCATGCGGGAGGTGCCGTTTTCACATTGTGCTTCGCTCGGCTGTCTTGATTTCGAATCCCTGAAGAAGCTTAGGGAATCCGGTGTGGTCCGTTACCATCATAATCTGGAATCGGCGGAAAGCTATTTTCAAAAGGTCTGCACCACGCACAGCTACGCGGAGCGTATCCGTACAGTGCGCGATGCCCGCAGGGCCGGGCTTCAGGTCTGTTGCGGCGGGTTGCTCGGGCTCGGTGAGAGCCGTGAACAGCGGGTGGAACTTGCGCTGGCCATAGCGGCGGAAAAAGTGGATTCCATTCCGCTCAATTTTCTGGTGCCCATTCCCGGCACTCCACTGGAGGGAGTAGGACAGCTGGAGCCGCTTGAAATTCTGCTCTCCATAGCCATGTTCAGGCTGACCAACCCGCAGGCCGAAGTGCGCATGGCTGCCGGGCGCGGGGCATTGCGGTCACTGCAAGCGTTTATTTTTCATGCCGGATGCAACGGACTGATGGTCGGCGATTTTCTGACCGTTTCGGGGCAGGGTATCGACTCGGACCTTACCATGCTTTCCGATCTGGGGCTCAAGGCGCGCCGCAAGGCTTAG
- a CDS encoding tetratricopeptide repeat protein: MGEPYKVLGIYSKNIIDHTGAGTTMQKAEHKTYYYVLRSCSEKYCVEPLNAKSLPSGIFTAMDRDQFISSFTPEIGYYRKNSIPEYESLAKMLASGDAQSIDAADSEIESLIRSLLIEPDNTSPETDTPLAKARLSEIVAILDSSDKEFIEEQRREFNSAAISLRKLQLYEEAINFYSKALELDENDENLHFNIARAYFETGDEASTLAHIEKALEIDPVLESAILFKKYILKKGAKKTD, from the coding sequence ATGGGAGAACCTTATAAAGTTTTGGGAATCTACTCCAAAAACATAATAGACCATACCGGCGCGGGAACAACCATGCAAAAGGCCGAGCACAAGACTTATTACTATGTCCTGCGCTCCTGTTCCGAAAAATACTGTGTAGAGCCGCTCAACGCGAAAAGCCTCCCCTCGGGAATTTTCACGGCAATGGACAGAGACCAGTTCATATCCTCATTCACTCCTGAAATAGGCTATTACCGGAAAAATTCTATCCCCGAATACGAATCCCTTGCGAAAATGCTTGCCTCCGGAGACGCTCAATCCATAGATGCAGCAGACTCTGAAATAGAAAGTCTGATCAGGTCCCTGCTCATTGAGCCGGACAACACCTCGCCGGAAACGGACACCCCGCTTGCCAAAGCGCGACTTTCCGAAATCGTGGCCATTCTGGACAGCAGTGATAAGGAATTCATAGAAGAGCAAAGGCGTGAGTTCAATTCCGCTGCAATTTCATTACGCAAACTGCAACTTTACGAAGAAGCAATAAATTTCTACAGCAAGGCTCTGGAACTGGACGAGAACGATGAAAACCTGCATTTCAACATTGCCAGGGCCTACTTTGAAACAGGGGATGAAGCCAGCACTCTGGCCCACATTGAAAAAGCCCTTGAAATAGATCCCGTCCTTGAGTCGGCCATACTTTTCAAAAAATATATCCTCAAAAAGGGCGCGAAAAAGACAGACTGA
- a CDS encoding oligopeptide/dipeptide ABC transporter ATP-binding protein, with translation MQTDYLLEIKKLVKHFDISGGLLDQLKMENGRITRSHTIVKAVNNVSLGISKGETLSVVGESGCGKSTLARTVMGLYPPNSGEVHYCGERIDNLTPCKMLPYRRKMQMVFQDPYASLNPRMTVRQIIEEPIYFHNKGISRGDAKEKLHSVMNSVGLDPEWAGNYPHEFSGGQRQRISIARALAVEPEFIVADEPIAALDVSIQAQILNLLMDAQEERGLTYLFISHDLSVVEHISTRVAVMYLGCLCELAPAGELFSNPKHPYTVALLSAIPTLGGKKKKHIHLSGDVPTPINLPTGCVFHGRCPHANDRCRTEIPLTRDMGGGAVCACHAVEEGRI, from the coding sequence ATGCAAACCGATTACCTCCTGGAAATCAAAAAACTGGTCAAGCACTTCGACATTTCCGGAGGGCTGCTCGACCAGTTGAAAATGGAAAACGGTCGCATCACGCGCAGCCATACAATAGTGAAAGCGGTGAACAACGTCAGTCTCGGCATCAGCAAAGGTGAAACGCTGAGCGTGGTCGGAGAATCCGGCTGCGGCAAGTCCACTTTGGCCCGTACCGTCATGGGACTTTACCCTCCCAACTCCGGGGAAGTGCATTATTGCGGAGAACGCATAGACAACCTGACCCCGTGCAAAATGCTTCCGTACCGGCGAAAGATGCAGATGGTCTTTCAGGACCCGTACGCGTCACTTAATCCGCGCATGACCGTACGCCAGATCATTGAAGAACCGATCTACTTCCATAACAAGGGAATCTCCCGAGGAGATGCCAAGGAAAAGCTGCACTCGGTCATGAACAGTGTCGGACTGGACCCCGAATGGGCAGGCAACTATCCCCATGAATTCTCCGGAGGCCAGCGCCAGCGCATCAGCATAGCCCGTGCTCTGGCCGTGGAGCCGGAATTCATTGTAGCCGATGAGCCCATAGCCGCACTGGATGTATCCATACAGGCCCAGATACTGAATCTGCTCATGGATGCTCAGGAAGAACGCGGATTAACCTATCTGTTCATCAGCCATGACCTTTCCGTGGTGGAACACATAAGCACCCGTGTGGCCGTAATGTACCTTGGCTGCCTCTGCGAGCTGGCCCCGGCAGGAGAACTTTTTTCCAACCCGAAACACCCCTACACCGTAGCACTGCTTTCAGCCATCCCGACTCTTGGGGGGAAGAAGAAAAAGCATATCCACCTTTCCGGAGATGTGCCCACACCCATCAACCTGCCGACCGGCTGCGTCTTCCACGGCAGGTGCCCCCATGCCAACGACCGTTGCAGAACGGAAATCCCCCTCACCCGCGATATGGGCGGCGGCGCAGTCTGCGCCTGCCATGCGGTAGAGGAAGGCAGAATCTGA
- a CDS encoding ABC transporter ATP-binding protein has product MQPLLDVKNLSVEFALRRGALKAVQDVSFTLDKGERLGLVGESGAGKSVTGFSIINLISKPGYISNGSIMFEGQDLARMPCEKMRGIRGNRISMIFQDPMMTLNPVLTIGTQMIETVMVHKKVCRREAEEIALEKLKKVYIPSPKKRLTQYPHEFSGGMRQRIVIAISLLTDPALIIADEPTTALDVTIQAEIMDLLLELCETENMGLILITHDLAVVSEVTEHIAVMYAGSIVETGSTAEVTANPAHPYTRGLIAALPQSGAAGGRLTQIPGAMPSLMNMPAGCPFNPRCGYCTDICRQVRPELKENESGIMVACHHADNI; this is encoded by the coding sequence ATGCAACCTCTTCTTGATGTAAAAAACCTGAGTGTCGAGTTTGCATTGCGCAGGGGCGCCCTCAAGGCAGTGCAGGATGTAAGCTTCACCCTTGATAAGGGGGAAAGGCTGGGACTGGTGGGCGAATCGGGGGCGGGAAAATCGGTAACCGGCTTTTCCATCATCAACCTCATTTCCAAACCCGGCTATATTTCAAACGGTTCCATCATGTTCGAAGGGCAGGACCTTGCCCGGATGCCGTGCGAAAAAATGCGCGGTATCCGCGGAAACCGCATCTCCATGATATTTCAGGACCCCATGATGACCCTCAATCCGGTGCTTACCATCGGCACCCAGATGATAGAAACCGTGATGGTGCATAAGAAGGTCTGCCGCAGGGAAGCGGAGGAAATCGCGCTTGAAAAGCTGAAAAAAGTATACATACCCTCGCCGAAAAAACGTCTGACCCAGTATCCGCACGAATTTTCCGGGGGCATGCGCCAACGCATAGTAATCGCCATATCACTCTTGACCGATCCTGCGCTTATTATTGCGGATGAACCGACCACGGCTCTGGATGTGACCATACAGGCTGAAATAATGGATCTGCTGCTGGAACTCTGCGAGACCGAAAACATGGGGCTGATACTCATCACCCATGATCTGGCAGTGGTATCCGAAGTGACCGAGCATATAGCGGTCATGTACGCCGGATCAATTGTCGAGACAGGCTCAACGGCCGAAGTAACCGCAAATCCGGCTCATCCGTACACACGGGGGCTTATTGCCGCCCTGCCTCAGTCCGGCGCGGCCGGAGGACGATTGACCCAGATTCCCGGAGCCATGCCCTCCCTGATGAACATGCCCGCAGGATGCCCGTTCAACCCCAGATGCGGGTACTGTACAGACATCTGCAGGCAGGTGCGTCCGGAACTGAAAGAAAACGAATCCGGCATCATGGTGGCCTGCCATCATGCCGACAACATATAA
- a CDS encoding ABC transporter permease, giving the protein MRTRSRWQRFKESYFLHDFLHDKVAMTSFAILAVLLFLGFAAPLVTQYNPYDAHNIDIMNAEIPPSWLHGGNSEFLLGTDAQGRDMLSTMLYGMRVSLIIGFGAVALQAFLGIMVGLIAGFMGKRVESILMRIADVQLSFSTYMVAIFISAIFQAAFGVAKYEEIAVPLLILVIGFAEWPQYARTVRASVLAEKKKEYVEAARVIGLSQTRIMWRHVLPNTLSPVFVISTIQVANAIMSEAALSFVGLGMPVTQPSLGSLINVGFEYIFSGSWWITLFPGMVLVLLILVINLLGDWLRDFLNPKLYKG; this is encoded by the coding sequence ATGCGAACCAGATCACGCTGGCAGAGATTCAAGGAATCATATTTTCTGCACGATTTTCTGCACGACAAAGTGGCCATGACCAGCTTCGCCATCCTTGCCGTGCTTCTTTTCCTGGGCTTCGCAGCACCGCTGGTTACTCAATACAACCCTTACGACGCCCACAACATAGACATCATGAACGCGGAGATTCCGCCTTCATGGCTGCATGGCGGGAACAGCGAGTTCCTGCTCGGCACCGATGCCCAGGGCAGGGATATGCTATCCACAATGCTTTACGGCATGCGGGTTTCCCTGATCATCGGATTCGGGGCCGTGGCCCTGCAGGCCTTTCTTGGAATCATGGTCGGGCTGATAGCCGGATTCATGGGCAAGCGGGTAGAATCAATACTCATGCGCATAGCGGATGTGCAGCTCTCCTTTTCTACATACATGGTGGCAATATTCATTTCAGCCATCTTTCAGGCTGCGTTCGGAGTTGCCAAGTATGAGGAGATTGCGGTCCCGCTGCTGATACTGGTCATCGGATTCGCTGAATGGCCGCAGTATGCGCGCACGGTCAGGGCATCTGTTCTGGCTGAAAAGAAAAAGGAGTACGTTGAAGCCGCAAGGGTTATCGGACTCTCGCAGACAAGGATAATGTGGCGGCACGTACTGCCCAACACGCTCTCCCCGGTCTTCGTCATTTCCACCATACAGGTTGCCAATGCCATCATGAGCGAAGCGGCCCTGTCCTTTGTCGGACTCGGCATGCCGGTCACCCAGCCGTCGCTGGGGTCGCTCATCAATGTCGGGTTTGAATACATCTTCAGCGGTTCATGGTGGATAACCCTGTTCCCCGGAATGGTGCTTGTACTGCTTATCCTGGTCATCAACCTCCTCGGCGACTGGCTCAGGGATTTCTTAAACCCAAAACTGTACAAGGGATAA
- a CDS encoding ABC transporter permease, which translates to MFAFIVRRIVQAIIVMLIISFIGFAIKQSFGDPIREITGVSVSKAERERLKDELGLNDPFMVQFGRFLQGAVKGDIGKSFFYKKSALAVILNKAPATLELVFCSAIIIVLFSVPLGIYSAIRPKSILSRFIMGGSIVGVSIPVFLTAILMIYIFSVELHWLPSYGRGNTVNIGGWSTGFLTLDGLKHLIMPSLALSSIMLPLFIRLIRSEMMEVLENDYIKYAWAKGLTPARVWIVHAFKNTLLPVITVGGVQLGTMIAFTILTETVFQWQGMGFMFIEAVERGDAPLMVAYLVVVGLIFVVVNTVVDVIYGFVNPQVRITGQR; encoded by the coding sequence ATGTTTGCTTTTATTGTCCGACGAATCGTGCAAGCGATCATCGTCATGCTGATTATCAGTTTTATCGGCTTTGCCATCAAGCAGAGCTTCGGCGATCCAATAAGGGAAATTACAGGTGTTTCCGTTTCAAAAGCGGAAAGAGAAAGACTGAAAGACGAACTGGGGCTGAATGATCCGTTCATGGTCCAGTTCGGCAGGTTCCTGCAGGGAGCAGTCAAAGGAGATATCGGAAAATCATTCTTCTACAAGAAATCCGCTCTTGCCGTTATTCTGAACAAGGCCCCGGCAACGCTTGAACTGGTCTTCTGCTCCGCAATTATCATCGTCCTTTTTTCCGTCCCGCTGGGGATATATTCCGCCATCAGGCCCAAATCGATTTTATCACGGTTCATCATGGGCGGGTCCATTGTGGGAGTGTCCATTCCGGTTTTTCTGACCGCAATCCTGATGATCTACATATTTTCAGTGGAACTGCACTGGCTGCCTTCCTACGGCCGCGGAAACACGGTGAACATCGGAGGCTGGAGCACAGGATTCCTGACCCTCGACGGCCTCAAACATCTCATAATGCCTTCGCTGGCTCTCTCCTCCATCATGCTGCCCCTTTTCATCAGGCTTATCCGCTCAGAAATGATGGAAGTTCTGGAAAACGATTATATCAAATACGCCTGGGCCAAAGGGCTCACTCCCGCCAGAGTCTGGATCGTGCACGCCTTCAAGAACACCCTGCTCCCGGTCATCACCGTAGGCGGCGTGCAACTGGGGACGATGATAGCCTTCACCATTCTCACCGAAACTGTTTTTCAGTGGCAGGGCATGGGATTCATGTTCATCGAGGCAGTGGAACGCGGGGATGCTCCGCTGATGGTGGCCTATCTGGTTGTCGTCGGGCTGATATTCGTTGTTGTTAACACCGTGGTTGATGTTATTTACGGTTTCGTCAACCCTCAGGTCAGAATCACGGGGCAAAGATAA
- a CDS encoding ABC transporter substrate-binding protein, which translates to MKRSLWFLALVIILALSLAGCSAEKKEEAPAKKETAEKAAPAAEAAAGKTLKLAMDADPVSLDPEVQLSAGMLQYSHMVFDPLIRWAKDGSFEPRLAESWELIDDTTMRFHLRKGVKFHSGNPFTAEDVVWTLERLKKSPDFKGLFEPFGQARVVDDYTVDIVTKKPYGLLLNMATYIFPMDRKFYTGTDESGQPKDAIIKTAPSFANTHESGTGKYVVAEREQGVRTVFKAFPEYWDKAGNVDTIILTPIKNDATRVAALLSGDVDFIMPVPPQDLDRIKSTEGLQLITMSGSRIITFQLNQKRQKPFQNRKVRQAIVYATDNAGIVDKVMKGFATVACQQGPEGFAGYNPELKPRYDLEKAKQLMKEAGYENGFECTMIAPNNRYVNDEKIAEAFVSMLGKIGIKVNLKTMPKAQYWDEYDAQVADIQMIGWHPDTEDSANYTEFLLMCPNKETGYGQYNSGNYCNPEVDALTIQSQTETDLAKRRAMLQKVEKLAYDDAAFVPLHWQNLSWASKNGMNTEEIVNVQNFPFFGDLVVK; encoded by the coding sequence ATGAAACGTTCACTATGGTTTCTTGCTCTTGTAATTATTCTTGCCCTGAGTCTGGCCGGATGCAGTGCGGAAAAAAAGGAAGAAGCACCGGCCAAGAAAGAAACCGCTGAAAAAGCGGCTCCGGCTGCCGAGGCCGCGGCCGGAAAAACCCTGAAACTGGCAATGGATGCCGATCCGGTATCCCTTGACCCTGAAGTACAGCTTTCCGCAGGCATGCTCCAGTACTCCCACATGGTCTTTGACCCGCTCATCCGCTGGGCCAAGGACGGTTCCTTCGAACCCCGCCTTGCAGAATCATGGGAACTTATTGATGACACAACCATGCGCTTCCATCTGCGCAAAGGCGTAAAATTTCACAGCGGCAATCCCTTCACAGCAGAAGATGTCGTCTGGACCCTTGAACGCCTTAAGAAGAGCCCGGACTTCAAGGGGCTTTTCGAACCCTTCGGACAGGCCAGAGTTGTTGACGATTACACCGTCGACATCGTCACCAAGAAGCCTTACGGCCTGCTGCTGAACATGGCAACCTACATCTTCCCCATGGACAGAAAATTCTACACCGGTACTGACGAATCCGGACAGCCGAAAGACGCCATCATCAAAACCGCACCTTCCTTTGCCAATACACACGAGTCCGGAACAGGTAAATACGTTGTGGCCGAACGCGAACAGGGTGTACGCACGGTCTTCAAGGCTTTCCCGGAATACTGGGACAAGGCCGGTAACGTAGACACGATAATCCTTACTCCGATTAAAAACGATGCGACCCGCGTGGCTGCGCTGCTTTCCGGAGATGTTGATTTCATCATGCCCGTTCCCCCGCAGGACCTTGACCGCATCAAGTCAACTGAAGGTCTGCAGCTGATCACCATGTCCGGTTCCCGCATCATCACCTTTCAGCTCAACCAGAAACGCCAGAAGCCCTTCCAGAACCGCAAGGTCCGTCAGGCAATCGTCTACGCTACCGACAATGCCGGTATAGTTGATAAGGTCATGAAAGGTTTCGCCACTGTAGCATGCCAGCAGGGTCCTGAAGGTTTTGCAGGATACAATCCCGAACTCAAACCCCGCTACGATCTTGAAAAAGCCAAGCAGCTCATGAAGGAAGCCGGTTACGAAAACGGTTTTGAATGCACCATGATCGCACCCAACAACCGTTACGTTAACGATGAAAAAATTGCCGAGGCCTTTGTTTCCATGCTCGGCAAAATCGGCATCAAGGTAAATCTGAAGACCATGCCCAAGGCCCAGTACTGGGACGAATACGATGCACAGGTTGCCGACATCCAGATGATCGGCTGGCATCCCGATACTGAAGATTCCGCCAACTACACCGAATTCCTGCTCATGTGCCCCAACAAGGAAACCGGTTACGGACAGTACAACAGCGGTAACTACTGCAATCCCGAAGTTGACGCCCTGACCATACAGTCCCAGACCGAAACAGACCTTGCCAAGCGCAGGGCAATGCTCCAGAAGGTTGAAAAACTCGCCTACGACGACGCAGCATTCGTGCCCCTGCATTGGCAGAACCTCTCCTGGGCATCCAAGAATGGCATGAATACCGAGGAAATAGTCAACGTACAGAACTTCCCCTTCTTCGGTGACCTGGTCGTCAAGTAG
- the amrB gene encoding AmmeMemoRadiSam system protein B — translation MDRKPIVAGRFYPADPRQLQMELEQYTGPLQTGSDKPYDRLIMVPHAGYMFSGKACGKTLAQARIAPTVILLGPNHTGLGAPISVWTSGAWEFPGGMLNVDEDLASDFISSGKGFVENTAAHVREHSLEVIIPFLHHINSETAIVPVCVSESSPTALHKAGETLGDIIASAGKPVTMIVSSDMSHFIPAAKAKKMDSMALEAIIRMDPKDLYSIVASNQISMCGVLPMTMAMFAAEKLGASSGRLVEYTNSGQATGDYESVVAYAGIIIS, via the coding sequence ATGGACAGGAAACCGATTGTTGCCGGAAGATTTTATCCCGCAGATCCGCGGCAGTTGCAGATGGAACTGGAACAATACACCGGCCCGTTGCAGACCGGTTCGGATAAGCCTTATGACAGACTTATCATGGTTCCCCATGCCGGATACATGTTTTCAGGCAAGGCGTGCGGCAAAACACTGGCGCAGGCCCGCATAGCGCCCACGGTTATACTGCTCGGCCCGAACCATACCGGACTTGGCGCCCCCATATCCGTATGGACTTCCGGAGCATGGGAATTCCCCGGCGGCATGCTGAATGTTGACGAGGACCTCGCCTCCGATTTTATCTCCAGCGGAAAAGGATTTGTCGAAAACACGGCAGCCCACGTACGCGAGCATTCGCTGGAAGTCATCATCCCTTTTCTACACCACATCAATTCGGAAACAGCCATTGTTCCTGTTTGCGTATCCGAATCATCCCCTACCGCCCTGCACAAGGCAGGAGAAACGCTTGGGGACATAATCGCATCCGCAGGCAAACCTGTCACCATGATCGTAAGTTCGGACATGAGCCATTTCATTCCCGCCGCCAAGGCAAAAAAAATGGACTCCATGGCGCTTGAAGCCATCATCCGCATGGACCCCAAGGACCTGTACTCCATTGTCGCTTCCAATCAGATAAGCATGTGCGGAGTTCTACCCATGACCATGGCCATGTTTGCAGCCGAAAAGCTGGGTGCTTCGTCCGGCAGACTGGTGGAATACACCAATTCAGGACAGGCCACCGGAGACTACGAGAGCGTGGTGGCCTACGCAGGCATAATCATAAGCTGA